Genomic segment of Aphelocoma coerulescens isolate FSJ_1873_10779 chromosome 6, UR_Acoe_1.0, whole genome shotgun sequence:
TGGCTAGATGGGTATATCAAAACTGCTTGAAACTGTATGTTATCTTCATGGCTTCCCTCCTGCATACTTTCAAATCTGCCTCAGTTACACTATTATTTTCAGCTTCACCTTGAGTCCTTCAATCTTCTCTTCCCTGAGGATCACCTGATACTTTAAAAGTCAGAGGTTCTGTTGAATATCCCTTCAAGGAAGATACACATCTCAGAGGCTCAAATCCCACCACCTTTATGTATCCCCTCTTCTGAGAAATCTATAGCACTGCTTCAAGATAGATAGCTCCTACTGATGTGGGAGCCGTtatcatcttttctttcttgtccTTAGACTACAGGAAGGAATGATGAAAGCCCTCCAAACTTCCTACACTGAACTCCTACACCACCTTCCTTATTTCTTGTAAGATCAGTGTCATGGCAACTAGCACTTCTCATCTTCCCTTTGTAAGCCGATGAATTGGTTTAGAGGCGTGCCATTACCAAggctctttatttccatttctctAAAATAAGTTGTGTTGCtctgaaaagcctgaaaggtTTCAGTAAGTGCTGAATAAACCAAGTAGTTCATGTATAAATTATATATCAGCTATCACTACATTTTTAATGGATGCAGCATGAACGTATTTTTAGATGGCTTAGGTTAGTCAGAGCTCTGGCATCTGCATCCCAATCCCATATAAGGGGTTCCTGTTTCACAGTTCTGTGTCCATCTAAAACACTAGACAGGAACTACTACATGGCCTTTTCAACACTGTCTCCAGTAAAGCTTTGCTGATGCACAGGAGACTATCGCACTTCACAGGCAGCCTGCTGACCATGGTGGGATGGCTTAAGGGAAAAGGTGCTATTCGGTACTCTCGCATACTTCATCCAGACTTATCCACCCATATCTTCTTAAAAAGGCAACGCATTAGAGGTGTCAGTGTAAATCAGATTACATGCTGATGAGAGCTTCTACTTGTCCCTACCACCATGAAACCAGTGGCAAAACACAGTCATTAGAATGTGCAGAAGTTAGTCACTAGGGAGCCAAGCATGAAAGCCACCTGCTCAGGGAGCTGTCCCCTGCCCTGTTAGTTACTTGGGAGTCAAGTGTGAAAGCCACCTGCTCAGGGAGCTGTCCACTGCCTTGCAGGGGACATGGTCACATGGACTACAACTTTAGAAATACAGCGATCTGAAGCTGGTGAGGTCCAGGACCTTTTATAATCAGCAAGCAACTGAGCCATTCCCTCTCTTCTCTCCCAAAGGCTGTCACTCGCGCAGGAGCTGGCCAGCCCTCGCCAAGCCATCGGCTCTCGCCTCCCCACTTACTCCTCTTTTCGGTGAAGCTCCTCCTCGGACTCGCTGAGCCGCTGCTTCAAAGCTGCGATCATCTCCACGGCCACATCCACCTGCCTGCTCAGGGCCCGCTCTCGCCGCTGCACCTCCTGCTTCTTCTGGGACAGCTGCACGAACGCTGCCcgcacctccagcagctccgccgTCTTCTGGGACAGCTCTTTGGTAAGCTTGTCGATCCGCTTCTCGATCGTTTTGTCCACGGCCTCTACCATCCTGTTAAACTTTTCTCTGACGTGTGCCTCGAAGGAGGCTTTGGAGTCAGTGGCCGGGAGGCCGGGTTTGGAAACCTCGCTGGGAGACTCAGCCGACACATAGTTGGCCAGGTAGGAGCCGGGCCGCTCCGCTGCCAGCTCCCGCGGTTGCCCGCCTTTCCCGTTCCCGCAGGACGCACCGCCCAAGTTCAGGTAGGGCCCCGCGGGCTGCGCGGCAGAGCcgccggggctgcccgggctgccctgggctgcgGGCTCCGGCGGAGACACAAGCTCCGCGTCCTTCAGCGGGGAGAACAGGCTGCTCCTGGCCAGGAGGCTGCTCTCTTGGAAGCTGTGGCTGTACTCCAGGTGCACCCGCAGCGAGGAGAGGCTCCGGAACCTGGTGTGGTCGCCGCATCGCGGGCAGCGGAAGGGGAGGCTGACGCTGCCGAGCGGCTCCGGCCAGGGGTGCCCGCCTTCATCCCGGGCTGTCTGTTGCATTCCTCGCCGGGAGGGAACAGCCCGCGTCCGCGCCCGACGGGGAACTTGGGAAACTTTCCCGGCGATTCCTCAGGGGTACCGCGCCATCTCCGCCCGGCGTCCGGGGACGCGCCCGCCCGGCGCCGCGCTCCGgccgcacggccccgccggctcggCGCGGCTCCGCTCGCCTCGGCGCGGCTCCGCTCGCCTCGGCCGCCGCCCGGGCCTtgccggagcggagcggcgccGGGCCCCGGCTCGGCGCGGGCCTCGGCCGCCCGCAAGGTCGCCGCACTCACCCGACTTGTTGCTGGTGGCGGCGACGGGGCGGCGTTTTCAGCAGAGCCGTAAATCAGCCCGGGCGCGGCGccgccgcggggcggggcgggcggggcgagGATGCGGAGCCGCGCGCGGGGATGcggagcggggagcggcggggatGCGGAGAGGCGGGGATGCCCGGCGGGGGGATGCTGCGGGCGGGCGTGGGCGGCAGCACCCGGCGGGGGCACGATCTCGGGGCCGGAGTCGCTCCCCTCCCCGGAGCGACTGCCGTGAGCACCTGGCCAGGGGCGTTCGCGGGGCTTTGCGGGGTCCTGTCaacacagcagagcagtgagtgAGCTGTGCGGTGTGTATTATGAAGATGCTGAAGGATAACGCAATTTAAAGCACTTAAGCGGCAAGACAGGACTGGCACATGCAAATAAGTATAATCTGGCCTTGGCTTTTGGGGAATATAATTGTCTGTGTGACTTTAAAACTATATTTAGAAGGCAGAaagttttgtgggggtttttttgtttgtttgcttggttttttttttagtatgacCCTAATTTATTCTCAGTATTTAGGGAGGGGaagcagtaataataataatacttcCATTTAGAGTATGAGGAATGGATGTCATagacatagaatggtttgggttgaccTTCAAAGGCCTTCTAGTCCAATCCTCCTGCAATAAGCAGAAACATCTTCAACtggatcaggctgctcagagccctgtccaacctgaccttgaatgtttccaaggatggggcatccacaacatcTCTGAAAACCTgggccagtgtttcaccacttCTATTGCAcaaaatttcttccttgtatCTAGTCTAAATCTACTCTGGATCTAAACCCATGTGATTGATGTTAGAGAACACTGCCAGTATGTCCTCTGAATAGGGACAGATGCTTCTAAACTTTTTATATGCCACAGATGTGTGTctatttttgtgaatttttggaaACACAAGCAAGGCTGATTGTAGAGTAGCAGCCTTTTTGAGGTAATAGTGAAATATTGCTCTTTCTAAACCTAGTCCTTGAGGCCATACTGGTAATatgctgcagatttttttttttcactgtgagaGTACTGCAGTAACGTTTAATTCTGTACTAATGTCTGTTCCTTGAGTGCAATATACAGGCAGAGTCTTAAACACTGAGAAAATTTGAGCACATTGATAGATACCTTTGATGTGATTAAGACATTTCCAGTAAATTATTCACCAGATGGCACATCAAAGGAAGTTACTCAAATTGCATTTCAGAGCTTCAGCTAATCTCTAAAGTGTGTAGGCTACCATCCAGGCTGCAACATTTTGCATGAGTTAGTTGTCCTTTATTACCTTGCGTAATGTGGTGATGTGCCCTTCTTTTGTCATCAAGCAGTACCAAAACCCAGAAAGGTGGTCAGGAGGGAATAGTTTTGAACCATGTTTGCCTCCAGATTTGGGACTCCTGACTATTTCTTTGTAGGAGGCCAACACTGACAGAATATAACCATGTTTTGGTTCCCATTTTCTTGGCTGTTGTCCCCTACTGTCCATTATCTCCCTCTGTTGTGGCTATTGCCTTCCTACCTCCTCCACATCACAGGTACTTGGTACTGGTGCTCCACTGGTGCAGATGAATGCTATGAGGTGAACTTAGCATGGTGGGATGCTACCTGAAGCTTCATCCACATTTAGAAGAGGTGACACCCACCTGCCCTCTCCAGCTGACAGTAATGAAAGCGCTCATGGTCTCAAGTAACAGAAAATGTTGATGACTTTGAAGGAGCCCATTGTTCTGCAGCCTAAGCTACATGGTTTTGGCCAGTCAGATCTGAAGTCAGGCAACCATTTAGCCCCTCAATTCTTTCAAGATTTCTCAGGGTTTACTTGCACTCCAGGTATTTGTTTTGCTGGATTGGGATCCAGCTTCTCATTTCTTCAGTTTTTAATTCCTGATGCTGCCATTTGGATGTCCAGTTCAGTCATTCTCTCAGCATTCAGAGAAGAACAGCCTCCCTTTAATATACCAGTGACTGTGCATTTTATAGCAGAGAATGTGCATCAGCCATTATATGTCTGAGCTTTATCCTCTGTGATTTAAACCGTGAGTGGGTAGAATCTACCACTATCACTTACACAAAGCCCAAATTGATACAGCCATAATGTAGGACTCTGTGAAATTCTGCCAACTGCTGGGGAGGCGTTATCCAGTTTATTTGTATGCATCTCTCTCTTTCAAGATCTTTTAAAATGTGCTGCAGTATAATTTCCAGAAGGATAAAGGCTACTTAAATGAAAACAGCATGTACCAACCTGTTTGGTGCTGCAAAGAAGGTGGAATATTCATAATATTCAGCCTTTTTTCAGGTAGGGCTCTATATCTGTTGTACAGCATCCCATCTGACCTTTAAATAGGTTAAAGCTTCCTTAAAGCTGATGATTTCACTTTACTGAAGGCAGATAGAAAAGGCAGTATTATAAAACTAGTTTGCTTTTCAGGAGTTACTGTACTTGTTTAtcttctgatatttttttttctcattctaaACAAGGAAAATAGGTGAGtcagttttgttttcacttgCCTTTCAGGCTCTCAATGCTGACATGTTTGTGGGAGCCTTTTTATGTGGTGTAGAACTGGATTCCCTATGATCACTTTGGCTACATTCAGCAGCCTCTGATTTCCTTGTTTGTgtactggtttgctttcaaaaggGGTGTCAGAAATTTTTGTCTCTCCACTTCACGCCCACTCTCCCCACACAGGTCTTCATTGCATGATCTAGCCAGTTTATAGGAGACATTAATTTGCATGGAGTTACTGTTGGGGAAGTTTTCCTGAACTATATATGGTTATATAAAAGCACACAGCTGCACATCCGTTACCGCTGCATACAGATGGGATTGGGAGTTTGGCTCTGGCAAGTAGCACAGTCCCCCCATTCTGTAAAGCTGTGCCCGAAATAGGTATGCCTATTCAGTTCAGTTAATTTGTATGCTGGGAAGTGCTGTGTTTTTCTTGGTGTTTGAGTGTGAACCACAAATGCACATAACTTGAGGTGCTGAAACTTACCTGCATTTAATACTTGCCATCTTTCTGTTTATTGAGAGGAAGCAAGAAGTGAGTAGTAAAATCTAAGGAAAGACCTTAGAAGCTTGAAAGAAGTATTTGAGTGA
This window contains:
- the ZNF365 gene encoding protein ZNF365; this translates as MQQTARDEGGHPWPEPLGSVSLPFRCPRCGDHTRFRSLSSLRVHLEYSHSFQESSLLARSSLFSPLKDAELVSPPEPAAQGSPGSPGGSAAQPAGPYLNLGGASCGNGKGGQPRELAAERPGSYLANYVSAESPSEVSKPGLPATDSKASFEAHVREKFNRMVEAVDKTIEKRIDKLTKELSQKTAELLEVRAAFVQLSQKKQEVQRRERALSRQVDVAVEMIAALKQRLSESEEELHRKEEEVVTFNHFLEEAAEKEVRGKARLQHFIENLLQRVDLAERQLEYYQNQQMVCNHTDVSEHVFTDISLNKKPRCLSRGSQHASYNIPDAKPHSFQKGRILLKKAKDEKNSLQPVKCFYEPVDCPREIWRAQKKVESVCSARKVSAKSKMGKKAKPL